The window CGGGAAGCGGCATGTCTTCACGCCTATCCCTCTTTTGCCCGGAAACACTTCCCTCTGGTTCCGATACAGGGGTGCCTCCTGAAAAAATCCAGGATAAAATCGTACATAATAGGCAAAAATCGTAATTCGGGACGGCCGCTGTCGTTCGGCGGACATTTATTTCGGACGGCCGTTCTAAATTCGTTATGGAGGAGCGGCCATATCTGCTGCCGTCTCCCCGGACACCCAACTAAACCTATTACTAACCTTAAATTAGTGTGTGTATGAGTCCATCTACTAACTTTTTTCTCAGGAAAGCGCTATTGCTCGTGACAGCCCTATTCTCCGCGTCATTGCTGTGGGCGCAGGCTTCCGGCATCTCCGGCCGCGTGCTTGATGAGCAGGGGGCGCCTATCATCGGTGCGACGGTCATGGTCAAAGGTACCACGATCGCTACGGCTACCAATGTCGATGGTAGCTTCGAACTGAAGAATGCAAGCCGCAACGTCACGCTGGTCGTATCGTACGTCGGATATGAAACGCAGCAGGTCTCGTCGCAGGGCAAGGCCTCCGTGACGATTACCCTCAAACCCGAAGCGATCGGCGTGGAGAGTGTCGAGATCGTCTCCGTGGGTTACGGTACGCAAAAGCGCGAATCGATCGTAGGGGCCATCTCCACGATTCGCCCCGAGGAGTTGCGTGTGCCCGTGCGTTCGCTGAGTCAGACGCTGGCTGGTAACCTGGCGGGCGTCGTCGCATTGCAAACCTCTGGCGAGCCGGGCAAGGACGATGCCCAGTTTTGGATTCGTGGTATCGCTACTTTTACGGGCAGTCCCGATCCGCTGATTCTGGTCGATGGTATCGAACGCCCGCTCAACGATGTTGATCCGCTCGAAATCGAGTCGTTCAGCGTCCTGAAAGATGCCAGCGCCACGGCTGTGTACGGCGTACGTGGCGCTAACGGCGTTATTCTCGTCAATACGCGCCGCGGTTTCGACGGTCCGGCCCGCATCGACTTGCGTTATGAGCAGGGTTTCTCGTTTGCGAGCAAGCGTCTGTCGTTCGTTGATGCCGCCACCCGCTCCGAAATGTTCAATGAAGCGGTGGATGCCGTCGGGGCCTCTGCGGCCCTGAAGTACGGCTCCGATGAAATCACGGCGATGCGCATGCAGAGCGATCCGGAGCTCTATCCCGATGTCGATTGGCAGAAACTGCTCATGCGCAAGGTGTCGCTTTCGGAAAAAGTGAGCGCCAACATCTCGGGCGGCGGTAAGTTCGCCCGCTATTTCACGGCCCTCTCTTTTTATAATCAGGACGGACAGTATGCCGTGCAGCCGGGCAAGTATTCGTGGGTGGGCGACCGCATCGGCCGCTACGGCGAGAACGTCAACTACAAACGCTATAATTTCCGCACCAATGTCGATATGGACATTACCAAAACCACGGTGGTGAACCTGGGCGTGCAGGGCAATGTGACGGAGAACATGGAACCCGTCGAGGGTTCTGCGGCCATCTATCGCGACATTATCAACGCGGCGCCGAATGCCTTTCCCGTCCGTTTCAAGGACGGCGAGCTGGCTGGCCGCGACGGTCTGAACAACCCTTATAACATGCTTACGCAGCGCGGTTGGAAGAAGACCACCGGCAATACGTTGCGCGCCAACCTGACGATCAATCAGGATTTCTCGTTCATTACTCCCGGCCTTTCGGCCAAAGTGAGCTATGCTTACGATGCCGTGAATTATTCGGTGGAGAGCCGTTCGCGCAATATCAATTACTTCGAAGCCACGGGCCGCGATCAGGACGGCGAGCTTATCCGCACCGAATGGCAGGCCGACCAGAAGCAGGAGTACCTGGATTACAAACAGTCCGGCAACGGCACCCGCACGCAGTATGTCGAGGCGGCTGTCAATTACAGCCGGACGTTCGGCGAAAAACATGAAGTCGGCGGTCTGCTGCTCGGCTTTGCCAAAGACTATCGTGTGCAGGAGGCTACGAGCGACTATCTCAAGTCGCTGCCCAACCGCTCGCTGGGTCTTGCCGGCCGTCTTACCTATGCTTTCGACAAACGCTACCTGATCGAGGCTAATATCGGTTTCAACGGTTCGGAGAACTTCGCCAAGGGCAAGCGTATGGGCGTGTTCCCTGCCGTGGCTGTCGGCTGGGTGGCTTCCGAGGAGAGCTTCCTGCGCAACAGCGAGGTGCTGACGTGGCTCAAAGTCCGTGCGTCGGTGGGGCAGGTCGGCAACGACCAGATTCCGAGTACCCGCTTTATCTACCTCGCTACGATTAACAACGGTGCCTCGGGCTATGGAAACATCGGCGTCAACTTCGACCAGGGTGCCGGAGGTATCGGCGAGGGGCGCATGTCCAACGAGGACGTGACGTGGGAGGTGTCTACCAAATACAACCTCGGTATCGAAACCGGATTTTTCAACGAGCTGAAAGTCAATGCGGACATCTTCTTCGAACGGCGTGAGAACATTTTCCTCGCACCGCAGTTCTCGGAGATTTCGGGTCTTCCCAAGGATTATACCAACTACGCCAACATGGGTCTGATGGAGAACCGCGGCTTCGAGATCTCCGCCGAATACGTCAAGCGTTTCAACAAAGACCTCACCGTTTCCGTGCGCGGAAACTTCACTTTCGCTCGCAATGAAGTGATCGACGACGGCAAATACTATGCTTATCCTTGGCAGGATCAGCGCGGCGTGCGTTACGGTCTGACCCTGGGATACCGCGCCATGCACCTCTTCTCGCAGGAGGAACTGGACAACATGCCCGAATACTATACGCAGTTCGGCCTCGACAAGGAGCAGCTGCGCGCGGGCGACATCCGCTACGAAGACCTGAACGACGACGGTAAAATCACCGAGGCCGACATGACATGGATCGGGAATCCCAGTATGCCGGAGATCGTCTACGGTTTCGGTGCATCGCTCAACTACAAGGGTTTCGATTTCTCGTTCCTGTTCCAAGGCGGTGCGAACCGTTCGTCCTACTTGAGCGGCGGCTGGTATTTCTATCCGTTCCAGGCAGACCGCGGCCCCAAGTTCATGGGTAACGTGATGACGATATTCAAAGATCGCTGGACGGAGGATAACCCCAATCCCCACGCATTCTCGCCCCGTCTGTCGTACGGCGCCGACGCCAACAACTACAAGACCTCGACTTGGTGGCAGCGCGACAGCGATTATCTGCGCCTGAAGAACGTCGAGATCGGCTATACGCTGCCGTCGGCATGGGCCAATAAACTGCGGTGCAGTTCGCTGCGCGTCTACGCTACGGGCGTGAACCTCTTTACGATCAGCAAGTTTATCTCCGACTTCTGGGACCCCGAAACCGGAGCTGCCGCCTATCCCATGCAGCGTCAGGTTTTCGTCGGTGTGAATTTAACTTTCTAACACAGCCTAACGTATGAAAAAGAATATCGTATATTTACTGCTGGCGTCTGTCCTGCTGCTGACCGGTTGCGCCAACTATCTGGACCAGGACCCCGAAGACCTGAACTCGATGGATAAGATTTTCTCTTCGAAAATCGAAACCACCAAGTGGTACAACCGCATCTACAGCGACGATTTCATGGTTCAGGAGATGCATTACAGCGGCCAGCTCCCTTATTTCTGGTGCACCGACGAGTCGGCTTATATCATGGAGTCGTTCGTCCGCAACATTGCCGAGGGTAAGATGAGTCCCGACAACTACTACGGCTATACGGGCTATAATCTTTATTTCTTCGTCCGCTACTACCAGGCCATCCGCCACTGCAACGTCTTCCTCGAGAACGTGGACCAGTGTGCCGAACTGGGCGAGATAGACCGCCGCACGATGAAAGCCGAGGCCCGTTTCATGCGCGCCTATTACCACTACCTGCTGCTGCGTCTCTACGGTCCGATACCCATTGCCGAGACCAGCCGCACGGCCGACCAGATTGCCACGGCACAGGCTCGCAATACGCTCACGGAGTGCGTGAACTGGATTAACAAAGAAATCGACTGGGTCTGCGAGAACGGCATGCCCGCTGCCCGCGACGAGAAATTCACGCTGGGACTTCCCACCATCGGCGCAGCCCGTGCAATCCAGTCGCGCATGGCGCTGATGGTCGCCAGCCCGTTGTTCAACGGCAATACGGCTTACAAGAACTGGAAGAATAACGACGGTACGGTGCTTATGCCGCAGACTTACGACAAGGAGTTGTGGAAAACGGCCGCTGACGCCGCCAAGACGGTGATCGACATGCCGGAATACAAACTGCTCAAACCGGCGGCGGACGCCACTTTCGACGAGATCGTGGACAACTATCGCGCCGTGACAACGACATGGGGCGCCGACAAAAACACCGAGATCATCTGGGGGCATCCCAATTCTGTGCAATGGTACGGCATGTGCGCCCTGCCTGCACGGTGGTACGGCTGGAACGGCCGTTATTCGCTCGCCATCGGTATGGTCAACGATTTCTTCATGGCCGACGGAAGCGTGAGCCGCCCGCTCGAAGAGTGGTTCTCGTCCAAGAAATTTTCAACCGAGCCCGGTGACGGTACGATCGCCAATACATTTTGGATGTTCGTCGGGCGCGAACCGCGTTTCTACGCTTCGGTGCATTTCCCCAACCAGCGCCTTTCCTATGCCTACGAGAACAAGACGGACAGCTATCAGGATTCCGACGGCTACGGCGTGGTCGATTTCTGGTACTCGGGGTTGAGCGGCAACGGCAACACTCCGGGCGACAAGAACACCTCGGGATTCTCTGTGCGCAAGAACATTCCGTTGGACTACCGCAGCAACAAGCAGACCGGCGAGGCCACAAGGATGCTGAACGTGCCGTTCCCTATCATCCGGCTGGGTGAGGTTTACCTCAATTACGCCGAGGCGATGAATGAATATTACGGGGAGACAGAGCAGGACGAGGTGCTCTATTATCTCAATGAAATTCGCACGCGCGCCGGTCTTCCGGCTTACGAGGGCACCTATTCGCAGGAAGATATGCGCGAGATGATCCGCCATGAGCGCAAGATCGAGCTGGCGTGGGAGTGCAACCGTTATTTCGATGTCCGCCGCTGGTTTACGGCTCACGGCCCCAACGGCGAGTTCAACCACGACGAATACGGTCTGGACATGTCGCGCGGAACGAGTGCTACCGATCCGTCGTTCTTCACCCTCACGAAAGTCGCCAACAAGCGCTTCGACATCCAGCACTACTTCCTGCCCATCAAATCTTCGGAAGTCATGCTCAACACGCAGTTGGTACAGGCGCCCTACTATTAGCAGCTGGGGCCTTACCGACATGTTAAACTTAAAAATGGAAAATCAGCTATGAAACAGTTTTTTAAGATACTGATACTTGCGGCCTTGGCGCTGCCATTCAGCGGCTGCGACGTGGAATACGATCCCATCGTCATCCTGCCGGACGTGGTGCTCGAAGACTCGGGCATGACGACCGTTCCGACCGTTTCCATCTATCAGAACGATGCATATACCGTTACGCTCACCCGCACCGAGGGGTTGAGCAAGGCTGCCGAGTTCGACATCGTGATTGACCAGACGCTGCTCGATGACTATAATGAACTGAACGGTGCTTCGTTCGGGATGATGCCGGTCTCGGGATATACGATGGGTGCTGCATCCGTCATTTTTCCCGAGAAAGCCAAGACAGCGACCTTTACGATTCAGTTCAAGCCCGAGGCGATCGTGACTGCGGCCGGATCGCCCCGGCAGGCCGAGAACTATGTGATTCCCTTTGCCTGCGTGCCCAAAACCTCGGTCAATTCCGATTCGCAGCGGCTGAGCGCCCTCGTGCGTTTTTCGTTCAGCGAACCTACGGTGACCGTCGATGCACCCGTCACCCCCGAGGAACTGACGTTTATCTCCGGCGTGTCTGTGCCGCGCAGACTGGAGTTGTCATGCCGTGCCAACTTTACGACCCTGCAACCCTCCAAACTGGCCTTTGCTGCTACGCAGGAGATGGTCGCTGCCTACAACGAGGCCAACCAGGCGGATTATCTGCTGCTTCCTTCTTCCTGTTACTCGATCGATGCCGGGACGTTCGATGCCGAGGCCTTTTCGCTGGTCTACAGCATTACGCTCGACGCTTCGGCGCTCGATCCCGACTATGTGTATCTGCTTCCCCTGAAAATGGTCAGCAGCGATTATACGGTTTTGCAGGACAATATCTACTATGTAAAGGTGACCATTCAGGAGATTCAGTTCTCGGTGAGCAATACCGACCGCTATGAAGCCGCAACGCGCCTCTCGCACGAGATTAAGCTCGATGTGGTGCTGAACGGTGCGCTGGCGGACGACGTGCCTGTCGAATTTGTCTAC of the Alistipes senegalensis JC50 genome contains:
- a CDS encoding SusC/RagA family TonB-linked outer membrane protein; amino-acid sequence: MTALFSASLLWAQASGISGRVLDEQGAPIIGATVMVKGTTIATATNVDGSFELKNASRNVTLVVSYVGYETQQVSSQGKASVTITLKPEAIGVESVEIVSVGYGTQKRESIVGAISTIRPEELRVPVRSLSQTLAGNLAGVVALQTSGEPGKDDAQFWIRGIATFTGSPDPLILVDGIERPLNDVDPLEIESFSVLKDASATAVYGVRGANGVILVNTRRGFDGPARIDLRYEQGFSFASKRLSFVDAATRSEMFNEAVDAVGASAALKYGSDEITAMRMQSDPELYPDVDWQKLLMRKVSLSEKVSANISGGGKFARYFTALSFYNQDGQYAVQPGKYSWVGDRIGRYGENVNYKRYNFRTNVDMDITKTTVVNLGVQGNVTENMEPVEGSAAIYRDIINAAPNAFPVRFKDGELAGRDGLNNPYNMLTQRGWKKTTGNTLRANLTINQDFSFITPGLSAKVSYAYDAVNYSVESRSRNINYFEATGRDQDGELIRTEWQADQKQEYLDYKQSGNGTRTQYVEAAVNYSRTFGEKHEVGGLLLGFAKDYRVQEATSDYLKSLPNRSLGLAGRLTYAFDKRYLIEANIGFNGSENFAKGKRMGVFPAVAVGWVASEESFLRNSEVLTWLKVRASVGQVGNDQIPSTRFIYLATINNGASGYGNIGVNFDQGAGGIGEGRMSNEDVTWEVSTKYNLGIETGFFNELKVNADIFFERRENIFLAPQFSEISGLPKDYTNYANMGLMENRGFEISAEYVKRFNKDLTVSVRGNFTFARNEVIDDGKYYAYPWQDQRGVRYGLTLGYRAMHLFSQEELDNMPEYYTQFGLDKEQLRAGDIRYEDLNDDGKITEADMTWIGNPSMPEIVYGFGASLNYKGFDFSFLFQGGANRSSYLSGGWYFYPFQADRGPKFMGNVMTIFKDRWTEDNPNPHAFSPRLSYGADANNYKTSTWWQRDSDYLRLKNVEIGYTLPSAWANKLRCSSLRVYATGVNLFTISKFISDFWDPETGAAAYPMQRQVFVGVNLTF
- a CDS encoding RagB/SusD family nutrient uptake outer membrane protein — encoded protein: MKKNIVYLLLASVLLLTGCANYLDQDPEDLNSMDKIFSSKIETTKWYNRIYSDDFMVQEMHYSGQLPYFWCTDESAYIMESFVRNIAEGKMSPDNYYGYTGYNLYFFVRYYQAIRHCNVFLENVDQCAELGEIDRRTMKAEARFMRAYYHYLLLRLYGPIPIAETSRTADQIATAQARNTLTECVNWINKEIDWVCENGMPAARDEKFTLGLPTIGAARAIQSRMALMVASPLFNGNTAYKNWKNNDGTVLMPQTYDKELWKTAADAAKTVIDMPEYKLLKPAADATFDEIVDNYRAVTTTWGADKNTEIIWGHPNSVQWYGMCALPARWYGWNGRYSLAIGMVNDFFMADGSVSRPLEEWFSSKKFSTEPGDGTIANTFWMFVGREPRFYASVHFPNQRLSYAYENKTDSYQDSDGYGVVDFWYSGLSGNGNTPGDKNTSGFSVRKNIPLDYRSNKQTGEATRMLNVPFPIIRLGEVYLNYAEAMNEYYGETEQDEVLYYLNEIRTRAGLPAYEGTYSQEDMREMIRHERKIELAWECNRYFDVRRWFTAHGPNGEFNHDEYGLDMSRGTSATDPSFFTLTKVANKRFDIQHYFLPIKSSEVMLNTQLVQAPYY
- a CDS encoding DUF1735 domain-containing protein; this encodes MKQFFKILILAALALPFSGCDVEYDPIVILPDVVLEDSGMTTVPTVSIYQNDAYTVTLTRTEGLSKAAEFDIVIDQTLLDDYNELNGASFGMMPVSGYTMGAASVIFPEKAKTATFTIQFKPEAIVTAAGSPRQAENYVIPFACVPKTSVNSDSQRLSALVRFSFSEPTVTVDAPVTPEELTFISGVSVPRRLELSCRANFTTLQPSKLAFAATQEMVAAYNEANQADYLLLPSSCYSIDAGTFDAEAFSLVYSITLDASALDPDYVYLLPLKMVSSDYTVLQDNIYYVKVTIQEIQFSVSNTDRYEAATRLSHEIKLDVVLNGALADDVPVEFVYDASKVDAYNTSKGKNYETLDASKIAVTNATIAAGAVKTSATVTVDMADVAFDDGKEYVLPFALDKTKLPQGSVMKSGDVVYVRLKRTLYGSWSNRDSNDNTQKTTTPGWTNNNYMKATTKPIDTNVNGVAYPYVNCYYSWSTGYHWYVAWNEIYNNDQNKRVVHVFSKVTSGYSESQQVEQTMDHGSYFDMETGTVFFDFQYYWNDDDKSQDKRQTIKCYLESPLTVEEF